The following coding sequences are from one Eucalyptus grandis isolate ANBG69807.140 chromosome 11, ASM1654582v1, whole genome shotgun sequence window:
- the LOC104425809 gene encoding WAT1-related protein At3g18200 codes for MGKENVVSENMKLLLALLALQFCFAGFHIVSRVALNIGISKVVYPVYRNIIALILLGPSAYFLEKKDRPPLTFSLLVQFFLLALLGITANQGFYLLGLYYASPTFASAMQNSVPAITFVMASALRLEQVHIARRDGLAKVVGTIASVGGATTITLYKGLPLLHQKLTQGNIAEEDTTVTLIQNWTWGCIYLLGHCLSWAGWMVLQAPVLKKYPAKLTLTSFTCFFGLIQFLVIAVFMETDTERWKIQSGEELFTILYAGIVASAVVLSLQTWCIHKGGPVFVAVFQPVQTLLVAVMAIFTFGDQLYSGRLLGAVLISLGLYSVLWGKTEERKMEVQHKEGTLTKHLLEAAATEDGRSQVASDIP; via the exons ATGGGGAAAGAGAATGTCGTATCAGAGAACATGAAGCTTCTTCTAGCATTGCTCGCTCTTCAGTTCTGCTTTGCAGGATTTCACATTGTGTCTAGGGTTGCACTCAACATTGGCATCAGCAAAGTCGTTTATCCTGTTTACAGGAACATCATCGCCTTGATTTTGTTGGGCCCTTCCGCTTATTTCTTGGAAAA GAAGGACAGACCACCTCTTACTTTCTCTTTGCTGGTTCAGTTCTTTCTTCTTGCGCTGTTAGG GATAACTGCAAACCAAGGATTTTATCTATTGGGCCTGTATTATGCATCACCTACCTTTGCCTCGGCAATGCAAAATTCTGTTCCTGCGATAACGTTTGTCATGGCTTCTGCTTTAAG ACTCGAACAAGTTCATATTGCTAGAAGGGATGGCTTGGCGAAAGTTGTAGGAACAATTGCTAGTGTTGGGGGTGCCACAACCATCACTCTCTACAAAGGCCTTCCTCTTTTGCACCAGAAGCTGACACAAGGCAACATAGCCGAAGAAGACACGACTGTGACGCTAATCCAGAATTGGACATGGGGTTGCATATACTTGCTCGGGCACTGCTTATCATGGGCTGGTTGGATGGTTCTTCAG GCTCCAGTCTTGAAGAAGTACCCAGCAAAACTCACTCTCACATCATTTACTTGTTTCTTCGGGTTGATCCAGTTCTTGGTCATAGCAGTGTTCATGGAAACCGACACCGAGCGCTGGAAAATCCAGTCTGGAGAGGAGCTGTTTACGATTCTCTACGCG GGAATTGTTGCTTCTGCAGTAGTCCTCTCTCTGCAGACCTGGTGCATCCACAAAGGAGGTCCCGTCTTTGTTGCCGTTTTCCAGCCTGTGCAGACGCTTCTAGTCGCTGTCATGGCTATCTTCACTTTCGGGGATCAACTCTACTCTGGAAG GCTTCTTGGAGCGGTTCTGATTTCGTTAGGGCTTTACTCGGTTCTATGGGGCAAAACGGAGGAGAGAAAGATGGAAGTCCAACATAAGGAAGGGACACTAACAAAGCATCTCCTCGAAGCTGCTGCCACGGAGGACGGAAGAAGTCAAGTGGCCTCAGATATACCTTGA
- the LOC104425808 gene encoding LOW QUALITY PROTEIN: probable protein phosphatase 2C 8 (The sequence of the model RefSeq protein was modified relative to this genomic sequence to represent the inferred CDS: deleted 1 base in 1 codon): protein MSEAAAKSGDENGVASEVAGNPKREADPGDAGPAAAAAAAAAKKPRTAEDAGEEGGEAARVFEIEADAAEDKGTRHAMEDAWVLPKDAGLGSPGKLRCAHFAIYDGHGGRLAAEYAQKNLHANVLSAGLPRELMDVKAAKKAILDGFRKTDESLLEESATGGWQDGATAVCVWVLGQRVFIANIGDAKAVLARSSTEDGDSTVKAIVLTREHKAIYPLERARIQKAGGVVGSNGRLQGRLEVSRAFGDRQFKKVGVVATPDIHSFELTGREQFLILGCDGLWGVFGTSDAVEFVHKLLKEGLTVTAVARRLVREAVRERRCKDNCTALIIVFRPT, encoded by the exons ATGAGCGAGGCCGCCGCCAAATCCGGAGACGAGAACGGAGTCGCCTCCGAGGTCGCGGGGAACCCTAAGCGCGAGGCGGATCCCGGGGACGCcgggccggcggcggcggcggcggcggcggcggcgaagaagCCGAGGACCGCCGAGGACGCCGGCGAGGAGGGAGGGGAGGCGGCTAGGGTTTTCGAGATCGAAGCGGACGCGGCCGAGGACAAGGGGACGAGGCACGCCATGGAGGACGCGTGGGTCCTGCCCAAGGACGCTGGCTTGGGTTCCCCCGGGAAGCTGAG ATGTGCACATTTTGCGATATATGACGGACATGGAGGTCGGCTAGCAGCAGAATATGCTCAGAAGAATTTACATGCAAATGTTCTTTCTGCAGGCTTACCACGTGAGTTG ATGGATGTCAAAGCAGCCAAAAAGGCCATTCTTGATG GTTTTCGAAAGACCGACGAATCTCTTCTTGAAGAGAGCGCTACAG GGGGATGGCAGGATGGTGCAACAGCTGTATGCGTTTGGGTATTGGGACAAAGA GTTTTCATTGCTAACATTGGGGATGCGAAAGCAGTATTAGCCCGCTCATCGACTGAAGATGGTGATAGTACTGTAAAGGCTATTGTTCTGACTAGGGAACACAAAGCCATTTACCCTCTAGAGCGTGCTCGTATCCAAAAG GCTGGGGGTGTTGTGGGTTCCAATGGCCGATTACAGGGTCGCCTTGAAGTTTCTAGGGCCTTTGGAGATCGCCAGTTCAAAAAG GTAGGTGTTGTTGCAACTCCAGATATTCATTCTTTTGAGCTTACAGGGAGAGAGCAGTTCCTCATTCTTGGTTGTGATGGCTTATGGGGG gtATTTGGAACAAGTGATGCAGTTGAATTCGTTCACAAGTTATTGAAG GAGGGATTAACAGTCACAGCAGTTGCT CGTCGTCTGGTAAGGGAAGCTGTTCGTGAAAGGCGTTGCAAAGACAATTGCACTGCTCTTATTATTGTCTTCAGGCCAACGTAG
- the LOC104425807 gene encoding 2-oxoglutarate and iron-dependent oxygenase domain-containing protein CP2 has translation MSLGAASGDLPATGGGNGAVPGGELSRPSVAMTSQQRLRPSPNKDHTPDSYDDLQLDFSPAIFSSLERYLPSTMLGVSRDDKVKFMRGILLKYLPHGERNRAQRHREYRQKIISNYQPLHRDIYIMHPSAFFVPTFLKAINDNTEESLRNIMSEPSPGVFTFEMFQPQFCELLLSEVKNFEQWVNEVRFRIMRPNTMNKYGAVLDDFGLETMLDKLMEQFVRPISKVFFHEVGGSTLDSHHGFVVEYGNDRDVDLGFHVDDSEVTLNVCLGKQFSGGELFFRGTRCDKHVNTGTHSEEIFDYSHVPGRAVLHRGRHRHGARATTSGHRINLLLWCRSSMFREMKKYQKDFSSWCGECLREKKERQQQSVVATRSELLRREGESKA, from the exons ATGTCCCTCGGCgcggcctccggcgacctcccGGCCACCGGAGGCGGAAACGGCGCGGTCCCGGGCGGAGAGCTGAGCAGGCCGTCGGTCGCGATGACGAGCCAGCAGAGGCTCAGGCCGAGCCCTAACAAGGACCACACGCCGGACAGCTACGACGACCTGCAGCTGGACTTCAGCCCCGCGATCTTCAGCTCGCTGGAGCGGTACCTGCCGTCGACCATGCTGGGGGTCTCGAGGGACGATAAGGTGAAGTTCATGAGGGGGATTCTGCTCAAGTACTTGCCTCACGGGGAGCGAAACAGA GCTCAAAGGCATAGAGAATACAGGCAGAAGATAATCTCAAATTATCAG CCTTTACATAGAGACATATACATCATGCACCCTTCAGCATTCTTTGTCCCAACGTTTCTCAAAGCAATCAATGATAATACAGAGGAGAGTTTGAGAAATATTATGTCTGAACCGTCTCCTGGTGTCTTTACATTTGAGATGTTTCAACCGCAATTCTGTGAATTGTTGCTCTCTGAG GTGAAAAATTTTGAGCAATGGGTAAATGAGGTAAGATTTAGGATAATGAGGCCCAATACCATGAATAAATATGGAGCTGTGCTTGATGATTTTGGCCTAGAGACAATGTTGGACAAACTGATGGAGCAATTTGTTCGTCCTATATCAAAAG TATTCTTTCATGAAGTTGGTGGATCCACCCTTGATTCTCATCATGGCTTTGTTGTCGAGTATGGTAACGATAGGGATGTTGACTTAG GTTTTCATGTTGATGACTCAGAAGTAACTCTAAATGTGTGCTTGGGTAAGCAATTTTCTGGTGGAGAGCTGTTTTTCCGGGGCACACGTTGTGATAAGCATGTGAACACAGGCACTCATTCAGAG GAGATTTTCGACTATAGCCATGTACCTGGGAGAGCAGTGCTTCATCGTGGTCGTCACCGACATGGTGCTCGGGCCACAACTTCTGGTCACAGGATTAATCTACTCCTGTGGTGTAGAAG ttcaatgtttagggagATGAAGAAGTATCAAAAGGATTTCTCCAGTTGGTGTGGAGAGTGCTTGCGTGAGAAAAAGGAGAGGCAGCAACAATCAGTAGTTGCTACCAGATCG GAGCTGCTTAGAAGGGAAGGAGAATCAAAGGCCTGA
- the LOC104425805 gene encoding nuclear poly(A) polymerase 1, translating to MGSPLLSNRSGGQRLGITEPISLSGPTEYDVIKTCELEKYLQDAGLYESQAEAVRREEVLGRLDQIVKIWVKSISRAKGLNEQLVQEANAKIFTFGSYRLGVHGPGADIDTLCVGPRHATREEDFFGELQRMLSEMSEVSELRPVPDAYVPVMGFKFNGVSIDLLYAKLSLWVIPEDLDISQDSILQNADDQTVRSLNGCRVTDQILRLVPNIQNFRTTLRCMKFWAKRRGVYSNVAGFLGGVNWALLVARICQLYPNALPNMLVSRFFRVYTQWRWPNPVMLCNIEEGSLGLQIWDPRRNPKDRFHLMPIITPAYPCMNSSYNVSASTLQIMSEEFQRGSDVCEAMEAGKVEWDTLFEPFGFFEAYKNYLQIDISAENADDLRKWKGWVESRLRQLTLKIERHTYNMLQCHPHPGDFSDKSRPFHHCFFMGLQRKQGVPVNEGEQFDIRVTVEEFKQAVNLYTSWKPGMEIYVSHVRRKNIPDFVFPGGARPPRPSKATWDSRRAAELKAASSSQVDKSSEGQGTPDEKDDGRKRKREEEVESNLKSVKVVAALPSSTGEAQESALASDATNGAGDIGHDVVQNHITGTGGSAYGKPSGSVADESNSREAENIAIEKITSVPYVGHQDFSQELDELEDDVQQKDKYEDTAKGGKSPPMVSLTSNASSTSVTSSNGMSTSVSFYTSGDLEELEILPVSYIFCFLPKPAELMAPPPIVNPPAPPTQRKPLIRLSLTSLGKATGKGT from the exons ATGGGGAGTCCCTTATTAAGCAATCGTAGTGGTGGCCAGCGCTTGGGGATCACAGAACCCATTTCTTTGAGTGGACCAACAGAGTATGATGTGATAAAGACCTGCGAACTCGAAAag TATTTGCAAGATGCTGGATTGTATGAAAGTCAAGCGGAGGCTGTGAGAAGAGAGGAAGTGCTTGGCAGGCTGGACCAG ATTGTGAAGATATGGGTCAAATCAATAAGCCGTGCAAAGGGGTTGAATGAGCAACTGGTTCAAGAAGCAAATGCAAAAATATTCACATTTGGTTCTTATCGGCTTGGG gtGCATGGCCCTGGTGCAGATATAGATACACTATGCGTGGGACCTAGACATGCAACAAGAGAA GAAGATTTCTTTGGTGAGCTACAGAGAATGCTGTCTGAAATGAGTGAAGTCTCAGAACTGCGCCCTGTACCTGACGCTTACGTTCCTGTGATGGGCTTCAAATTTAATGGCGTTTCAATTGATCTTCTATATGCGAAGTTGTCTCTTTGGGTTATCCCTGAA GACTTGGATATTTCGCAAGATTCAATTTTACAGAATGCAGATGACCAGACAGTTCGTAGTCTTAATGGATGTAGAGTGACTGACCAGATTCTGCGACTGGTTCCTAATATACAG AATTTCCGTACGACATTGAGATGCATGAAGTTTTGGGCGAAGCGCCGTGGAGTCTATTCCAAT GTTGCAGGATTTCTTGGCGGTGTAAATTGGGCTCTGCTTGTTGCTCGTATATGCCAGCTATATCCTAATGCTTTACCCAATATGCTGGTCTCCCGTTTCTTCAGGGTCTATACACAGTGGCGTTGGCCAAACCCTGTCATGCTGTGTAATATTGAAGAAGGATCTCTTGGGCTGCAGATCTGGGATCCTAGAAGAAATCCAAAGGACAGGTTCCATTTGATGCCGATAATAACTCCTGCATACCCTTGCATGAATTCTAGCTACAATGTCTCTGCAAGTACTCTGCAAATTATGTCAGAAGAGTTTCAAAGGGGGAGTGATGTATGTGAG GCTATGGAGGCTGGCAAGGTTGAGTGGGATACACTCTTTGagccttttggcttttttgaaGCATACAAGAATTATCTGCAGATAGATATCTCTGCAGAAAATGCCGATGATTTAAGAAAGTGGAAAGGTTGGGTTGAGTCTCGCTTACGTCAGCTCACATTGAAG ATTGAGAGGCACACTTATAACATGCTTCAGTGCCATCCCCACCCTGGTGATTTTTCAGACAAGTCCAGACCTTTTCATCACTGTTTTTTTATGGGTCTGCAACGAAAACAGGGGGTTCCAGTGAATGAAGGTGAACAGTTTGACATTAGGGTAACTGTTGAGGAATTTAAGCAAGCTGTCAATTTGTACACATCATGGAAGCCTGGGATGGAGATTTATGTAAGTCATGTACGGCGGAAGAATATCCCTGACTTCGTCTTTCCTGGTGGTGCTCGACCTCCTCGTCCGTCAAAAGCTACTTGGGATTCTAGGCGGGCTGCGGAATTGAAAGCTGCTAGTAGTAGTCAAGTAGATAAATCTTCTGAAGGACAGGGTACTCCTGATGAAAAGGATgatggaaggaaaagaaagcgaGAGGAGGAGGTAGAGTCAAACTTAAAAAGTGTGAAAGTTGTGGCTGCTTTACCTTCATCCACTGGAGAAGCTCAAGAAAGTGCCCTTGCTTCTGATGCAACTAATGGAGCTGGGGATATAGGGCATGATGTGGTTCAAAATCACATAACTGGTACTGGTGGCTCTGCCTATGGAAAACCTTCGGGTTCTGTTGCTGATGAGTCAAATTCGAGGGAAGCAGAGAACATAGCAATTGAAAAGATCACATCTGTACCATATGTTGGTCACCAAGATTTTTCCCAAGAACTTGATGAACTTGAAGATGATGTCCAACAGAAAGACAAATATGAAGATACGGCTAAAGGTGGGAAAAGCCCTCCAATGGTGTCTTTGACATCAAATGCGTCATCAACGTCAGTAACGTCTAGCAATGGAATGAGTACCTCAGTTAGTTTCTACACTAGTGGAGATTTAGAGGAGCTCGAG ATATTGCCTGTATCTTATATTTTCTGTTTCCTGCCCAAGCCTGCTGAACTTATGGCACCACCACCTATTGTGAATCCCCCAGCGCCTCCAACACAACGGAAACCGCTCATTAG attGAGCTTAACTTCCCTGGGAAAAGCTACGGGAAAAGGCACTTGA
- the LOC104425804 gene encoding uncharacterized protein LOC104425804 isoform X1: protein MEEERLDYVLVPLGLLMLAVYHAWLLVAIVRNPRSTVVGLNAESRHQWVHSLMADPLKNGVLVVQTIRNNIMASTLLATTAITLSSLISVFVSSSSSSTAAASQLVYGNQTAIISSIKYFAILVCFLVAFLCNVQSIRYYAHVSFLATLPTSKGKKDSIEYVARNLNRGSFFWSLGLRAFYVSFPLFLWIFGPIPMFVCSVMMLSVLYFLDTTTSFTRELHCQSLIEEIKPNDLESSAS, encoded by the exons ATGGAGGAAGAGAGACTGGACTACGTGTTGGTCCCGCTCGGGCTGCTGATGCTGGCGGTGTACCACGCCTGGCTGCTGGTCGCCATCGTTCGGAATCCTAGGAGCACCGTCGTTGGCCTCAACGCCGAGTCTCGCCACCAGTGGGTTCACTCTCTCATGGCC GATCCCCTGAAGAATGGTGTTTTGGTAGTACAGACAATACGCAACAACATTATGGCATCGACACTCTTGGCAACGACGGCAATCACTCTCAGTTCACTGATCAGTGTTTTTGTGAGCAGCTCATCCAGCTCTACTGCCGCAGCTTCGCAATTGGTTTATGGCAACCAGACTGCTATAATCTCTTCTATAAAGTACTTTGCTATACTCGTATGCTTCCTTGTCGCTTTCCTCTGCAATGTGCAGTCCATCAGATACTATGCTCATGTCAGTTTCTTGGCCACCCTGCCCACATCCAAAGGTAAAAAGGATTCCATTGAATACGTTGCCCGAAACTTGAACCGGGGAAGCTTCTTTTGGTCCTTGGGATTACGGGCATTCTATgtgtcttttcctctcttcctctggATCTTTGGGCCGATACCGATGTTTGTCTGCTCCGTCATGATGTTATCTGTTCTTTATTTCTTGGACACAACAACCAGTTTTACGCGGGAACTGCACTGTCAATCACTGATAGAGGAGATAAAGCCCAATGATCTCGAGTCGTCAGCTTCGTAA
- the LOC104425804 gene encoding uncharacterized protein LOC104425804 isoform X2: MEEERLDYVLVPLGLLMLAVYHAWLLVAIVRNPRSTVVGLNAESRHHPSILVFQDPLKNGVLVVQTIRNNIMASTLLATTAITLSSLISVFVSSSSSSTAAASQLVYGNQTAIISSIKYFAILVCFLVAFLCNVQSIRYYAHVSFLATLPTSKGKKDSIEYVARNLNRGSFFWSLGLRAFYVSFPLFLWIFGPIPMFVCSVMMLSVLYFLDTTTSFTRELHCQSLIEEIKPNDLESSAS; the protein is encoded by the exons ATGGAGGAAGAGAGACTGGACTACGTGTTGGTCCCGCTCGGGCTGCTGATGCTGGCGGTGTACCACGCCTGGCTGCTGGTCGCCATCGTTCGGAATCCTAGGAGCACCGTCGTTGGCCTCAACGCCGAGTCTCGCCACCA TCCGTCCATTTTGGTGTTTCAGGATCCCCTGAAGAATGGTGTTTTGGTAGTACAGACAATACGCAACAACATTATGGCATCGACACTCTTGGCAACGACGGCAATCACTCTCAGTTCACTGATCAGTGTTTTTGTGAGCAGCTCATCCAGCTCTACTGCCGCAGCTTCGCAATTGGTTTATGGCAACCAGACTGCTATAATCTCTTCTATAAAGTACTTTGCTATACTCGTATGCTTCCTTGTCGCTTTCCTCTGCAATGTGCAGTCCATCAGATACTATGCTCATGTCAGTTTCTTGGCCACCCTGCCCACATCCAAAGGTAAAAAGGATTCCATTGAATACGTTGCCCGAAACTTGAACCGGGGAAGCTTCTTTTGGTCCTTGGGATTACGGGCATTCTATgtgtcttttcctctcttcctctggATCTTTGGGCCGATACCGATGTTTGTCTGCTCCGTCATGATGTTATCTGTTCTTTATTTCTTGGACACAACAACCAGTTTTACGCGGGAACTGCACTGTCAATCACTGATAGAGGAGATAAAGCCCAATGATCTCGAGTCGTCAGCTTCGTAA